The following proteins are co-located in the Bacteroidota bacterium genome:
- a CDS encoding aminotransferase class IV: MDTFIIYNGEIKAKEKFSLDLSNRGFRFGDSIFETIRVFEGKIVFIEDHIKRLFTTLDIVRMNLPEYFTSEYLQKKIIDLIKLHDSKNLNARIRLTVFRKESKEIYFVDKGEYADFIIEYFPIESSNFIINKDKGYEISTYEKIKKASGLLSQIKSNNVLLHSIAGSVAREKLLDNIILVNESDNLTEAVNANIFIGTDNIISTPKLEDGCVDGILRKKLMELIRERSPYSIIEREIHKDELLQCDEVFLTNSIMGIQPVHKCKDKTYETEVSEKLSEIIINEINLMLDQQES, from the coding sequence GTGGATACATTTATTATATATAACGGAGAAATAAAAGCTAAAGAAAAGTTCTCATTAGATCTGTCGAACAGAGGCTTTAGATTTGGAGATTCAATTTTTGAGACTATTAGAGTTTTTGAAGGCAAAATTGTTTTTATCGAAGACCATATTAAACGTCTTTTTACCACATTGGATATTGTAAGAATGAATCTTCCGGAATATTTCACTTCAGAGTATCTTCAAAAAAAGATAATAGACTTAATAAAGCTACACGATAGTAAAAACCTTAATGCACGAATTAGATTAACTGTATTCAGAAAAGAGAGTAAAGAGATTTATTTTGTAGATAAAGGTGAATATGCTGATTTTATCATTGAATATTTTCCTATAGAAAGTTCAAATTTTATCATAAATAAGGATAAAGGTTATGAAATATCTACTTATGAAAAGATAAAAAAAGCTTCAGGTTTACTTTCTCAGATAAAGAGTAATAATGTTTTATTACATTCAATTGCAGGCTCTGTAGCAAGAGAAAAATTACTGGATAATATAATCCTTGTAAATGAGAGTGATAATCTCACTGAAGCAGTAAATGCCAATATTTTTATTGGTACAGATAACATTATAAGCACTCCAAAACTTGAAGATGGGTGTGTAGATGGAATTCTCAGGAAGAAACTAATGGAATTAATACGTGAAAGATCACCTTATTCTATCATAGAAAGAGAAATTCATAAGGATGAATTATTACAGTGTGATGAAGTTTTTTTGACTAATAGTATAATGGGAATTCAACCTGTGCACAAATGCAAAGACAAAACTTATGAAACTGAAGTTTCGGAAAAGTTAAGCGAAATAATAATAAATGAGATTAATTTAATGCTGGATCAGCAGGAGAGTTAG